The proteins below come from a single Chryseobacterium sp. MA9 genomic window:
- a CDS encoding LLM class flavin-dependent oxidoreductase yields the protein MKNFEISVLDLAPVKQDKSIHDTFQDSLSLANHAENLNYKRFWLAEHHNMESIASSATSVLIGFIANGTKKIRVGSGGIMLPNHSSLIIAEQFGTLESLFPGRIDLGVGRAPGTDGLTAQALGRNPAIINEQFPRQILELQRYFSKENSDAMVRAIPGEGLDIPIYILGSSTDSAWLAAELGLPYAFAGHFAPEQMEMAFKIYREHFEPSQYLDKPYVIACVNGVAAETLEEAHKISTTLFQAFINIVRNDRKPFAPPVDDMDEIWSPMEKSMVLQKLRYTFIGDQAEIQEKLKNFQEKFQVDELMINSHIYDHQKRLRSYEIFREAVYSLSKA from the coding sequence ATGAAAAATTTTGAAATTTCTGTTTTAGATCTTGCCCCCGTAAAGCAGGATAAAAGCATTCATGATACTTTTCAGGACAGCTTATCATTAGCTAATCACGCTGAAAATTTAAATTATAAAAGATTCTGGCTGGCCGAGCATCACAATATGGAAAGTATAGCAAGTTCTGCAACTTCAGTTTTAATTGGGTTTATTGCCAACGGAACGAAGAAAATCAGAGTAGGGTCAGGAGGAATTATGCTTCCCAACCACAGTTCTCTGATTATAGCAGAGCAGTTCGGTACTTTAGAATCACTTTTCCCGGGAAGAATAGATCTTGGTGTAGGAAGGGCACCTGGAACTGACGGATTGACGGCTCAGGCCTTGGGAAGAAATCCAGCTATTATTAATGAACAGTTTCCAAGACAGATTCTGGAACTTCAGCGTTATTTTTCTAAGGAAAATTCAGATGCTATGGTTCGTGCTATTCCCGGAGAAGGACTGGATATTCCAATCTATATTCTGGGATCAAGTACAGATAGCGCATGGCTTGCTGCGGAACTGGGTTTACCCTATGCGTTTGCAGGACATTTTGCTCCGGAACAGATGGAAATGGCTTTTAAAATATACAGAGAGCATTTTGAACCTTCACAATATCTGGATAAACCTTATGTCATTGCCTGTGTAAATGGTGTGGCAGCAGAAACTTTGGAGGAGGCTCACAAAATCTCTACGACTTTATTCCAGGCCTTCATCAACATCGTAAGAAATGACAGAAAACCTTTTGCACCACCTGTTGATGATATGGACGAAATCTGGTCACCAATGGAAAAATCCATGGTTTTACAAAAACTCAGATATACTTTTATCGGAGATCAGGCAGAAATTCAGGAAAAGCTTAAAAATTTCCAGGAAAAATTCCAGGTGGATGAACTGATGATCAACTCTCATATCTATGACCATCAGAAACGATTGAGATCTTACGAAATTTTCAGAGAGGCAGTTTACTCTTTATCCAAAGCGTAA
- the ribB gene encoding 3,4-dihydroxy-2-butanone-4-phosphate synthase, whose amino-acid sequence MSDIKLNTIPEAIEDLKNGKIIIVVDDEDRENEGDFLCAAELTTPEIINFMALHGRGLICMPLPEKRCDELGLEVMVSRSSDPKETAFTVSVDLLGNGTSTGISAGDRAKTILALMDEKSKPTDFMRPGHIFPLRARKGGVLKRAGHTEAAIDLTHLSGLKEGGVICEIMNEDGTMSRLPELHAFAQKHDMKIVSIEDLIHYQLKKGNLVERLEEKKVKTHYGDFDFYAFRETSNDQIHFALTKGAWTVDEPVLVRVQSSDSYFDVLTRLNNGEKPLLEKVTGMVNEAGKGAIIFINNVSNSENTLRKLQQFLNYQDGQEQHPTLAYNYRDYGIGTQILKNLGINKFKVITQNPNIKPQVGGYDVEVTEMVQL is encoded by the coding sequence ATGTCCGATATTAAATTAAATACTATTCCAGAGGCTATAGAAGACCTTAAAAATGGTAAAATAATCATAGTAGTAGATGATGAAGACAGAGAAAATGAAGGAGATTTTCTTTGTGCAGCAGAGTTGACAACACCGGAAATTATCAATTTTATGGCTCTTCACGGAAGAGGGCTTATTTGTATGCCACTTCCTGAAAAAAGATGTGATGAGCTTGGACTTGAAGTGATGGTAAGCAGAAGCAGCGATCCTAAAGAAACAGCTTTTACGGTATCAGTTGACCTTTTAGGAAACGGAACATCTACAGGAATTTCTGCAGGAGACAGAGCAAAAACGATTTTAGCACTGATGGATGAAAAATCCAAACCTACAGACTTTATGAGACCTGGGCACATTTTCCCGCTTCGTGCAAGAAAAGGTGGAGTATTGAAAAGAGCCGGACATACTGAAGCTGCTATTGACCTTACCCATTTATCAGGTTTGAAAGAAGGAGGAGTGATCTGTGAGATCATGAATGAAGATGGTACCATGTCCCGTCTTCCTGAACTTCATGCATTTGCTCAAAAGCATGATATGAAGATTGTTTCCATTGAAGATCTGATCCATTATCAGCTTAAAAAAGGAAACCTGGTTGAAAGACTTGAAGAGAAGAAGGTAAAAACGCACTACGGCGATTTTGATTTTTATGCTTTCAGAGAAACTTCCAATGACCAGATCCACTTTGCCCTGACAAAAGGAGCATGGACAGTAGACGAGCCGGTTTTGGTGAGAGTACAGTCTTCAGATTCTTATTTTGATGTATTGACAAGATTGAACAACGGAGAAAAGCCATTATTGGAAAAAGTAACCGGTATGGTAAATGAAGCAGGAAAAGGAGCTATTATCTTCATCAATAACGTTTCTAATTCTGAAAATACACTGAGAAAACTTCAGCAGTTCCTGAACTATCAGGATGGTCAGGAGCAGCATCCTACTTTAGCATACAATTACAGAGACTACGGAATTGGAACACAGATCTTAAAGAATTTAGGAATCAACAAGTTCAAAGTAATCACTCAAAACCCTAATATTAAGCCTCAGGTTGGAGGATATGATGTAGAGGTTACTGAGATGGTACAACTATAA
- a CDS encoding helix-turn-helix domain-containing protein, giving the protein MNNHFFDLIEYTNRSVFLTGKAGTGKTTFLNDFVRRTKKKHIVVAPTGIAAINAGGVTIHSMFGLPLRTFLPTTERIDTSLANNIADLMPHFKYRKDKLKLLREVEIIIIDEVSMLRADVLDMMDFSLRFIRRNNQRFGGVQMLFIGDLFQLPPVVRDEHILKMYYNSPFFFDSHAIKEIPIVTIELTKVYRQSDQEFLAILNAIRDGDVDNIDFNYLNERYDPDFDMGKESYVYLCSHNKMADEINLEKLAEIKVDPQTYEAKLVGDFKENQFPNEQFLELKIGAQIMFIRNDISGEKKYFNGKLGEIIGLDENEIRVVLDESETEIVVKRETWEQKKYFLDTDKNIQEEVLGSFEQFPIKLAWAVTIHKSQGLTFDKVIIDAGKSFTAGQVYVALSRCRTLEGIVLKSKITPEVIFKDNRILHFHSDTIANDNVEAILNQEKYDYSIRKVLRTLDCTWFLKEVEEWNNLSIVTKNIDHAKTKQLYLQLKHEVVNLGKIFEKLERIIFQKINNFIEKKEDWSEIESKAKGAVNFFFTETRNKIFDPLKEFYAEIKGAKGLKQYNEEFKNWLEDIEEYLNSLRDIYLLETKLLDEKNDKEINLKITKVPSQVLTFQLFEQGKTIGEIALERGLVKETVIGHLAKFAEQGLLDISRVITSDKIKAFEDEFYKNPHETLTEWKSALPSHFEFNEIRILINHYNYKKEKNS; this is encoded by the coding sequence ATGAACAATCATTTTTTTGACTTAATAGAATATACAAACAGAAGTGTTTTTCTGACCGGGAAAGCCGGAACAGGTAAAACGACGTTTCTCAATGATTTTGTAAGACGTACAAAGAAAAAACATATTGTAGTAGCTCCCACAGGAATTGCTGCAATCAATGCGGGAGGAGTTACAATTCACTCCATGTTTGGACTGCCGTTGAGAACTTTTCTTCCTACAACGGAAAGAATAGACACCAGTTTGGCTAATAATATTGCCGATCTGATGCCCCATTTCAAATACCGTAAAGATAAACTGAAACTTCTGAGAGAAGTTGAGATCATTATCATTGATGAGGTTTCAATGTTGAGGGCTGATGTTCTGGATATGATGGATTTTTCTTTAAGATTTATCAGAAGGAATAATCAAAGGTTCGGTGGTGTGCAGATGCTGTTCATTGGGGATTTGTTTCAACTGCCGCCTGTGGTAAGGGATGAGCATATTCTGAAAATGTATTACAATTCACCTTTCTTTTTTGACAGCCATGCCATCAAGGAAATCCCGATTGTTACCATTGAACTGACAAAAGTTTACAGACAGTCTGATCAGGAATTTCTTGCAATACTGAATGCTATCCGTGACGGTGATGTGGATAATATAGATTTTAACTACCTCAACGAAAGATACGATCCTGATTTTGATATGGGGAAAGAATCTTACGTATACCTGTGTTCTCACAACAAAATGGCTGATGAAATCAACCTGGAAAAACTGGCGGAGATAAAAGTAGACCCTCAAACTTATGAAGCTAAACTTGTAGGTGATTTTAAAGAAAACCAGTTTCCAAACGAACAGTTTTTAGAATTGAAAATTGGAGCTCAGATCATGTTTATCCGAAATGATATTTCCGGAGAAAAGAAATATTTCAACGGAAAATTGGGAGAGATCATTGGATTGGATGAAAATGAAATTCGTGTTGTTCTGGACGAAAGTGAAACGGAAATTGTGGTTAAAAGAGAAACCTGGGAACAGAAAAAATATTTCCTTGATACCGATAAAAATATCCAGGAAGAAGTATTGGGAAGTTTTGAACAATTTCCTATTAAGCTCGCTTGGGCTGTTACGATCCATAAAAGTCAGGGACTTACGTTTGATAAAGTAATTATTGATGCCGGAAAAAGTTTTACTGCCGGGCAGGTATATGTGGCTTTATCCCGTTGCAGAACATTGGAAGGAATTGTTTTAAAATCAAAAATTACCCCTGAAGTTATTTTCAAGGATAACAGGATTTTGCATTTTCATAGCGATACTATTGCCAATGACAACGTAGAAGCTATTCTGAATCAGGAAAAATATGACTACAGCATCAGAAAAGTACTTCGTACTCTTGATTGTACATGGTTTTTAAAAGAAGTAGAAGAGTGGAACAACCTGTCTATTGTGACCAAGAATATAGATCATGCCAAGACTAAACAGCTTTATCTTCAGTTGAAACATGAAGTGGTAAATCTTGGAAAAATCTTTGAAAAACTGGAACGAATCATTTTCCAGAAAATCAATAATTTTATTGAAAAGAAAGAAGACTGGTCCGAAATTGAAAGTAAAGCAAAGGGAGCAGTTAATTTCTTCTTTACAGAAACCAGAAATAAAATTTTCGATCCTTTGAAAGAGTTTTATGCTGAAATAAAAGGAGCGAAAGGCTTAAAGCAATATAACGAGGAATTCAAAAACTGGCTGGAAGATATTGAAGAATACCTGAATAGCTTAAGAGATATTTATCTTTTGGAAACTAAACTTTTAGATGAAAAAAATGATAAAGAAATCAATCTGAAAATAACTAAAGTTCCGTCTCAGGTTTTAACCTTTCAGTTGTTTGAGCAAGGAAAGACCATAGGAGAAATTGCTTTGGAAAGAGGTTTGGTGAAAGAAACGGTTATTGGCCATCTTGCCAAATTTGCAGAACAGGGATTGCTGGATATCTCAAGAGTGATTACTTCAGATAAGATCAAAGCTTTTGAAGATGAGTTTTACAAAAATCCTCATGAAACGCTGACTGAGTGGAAAAGCGCACTGCCTAGTCATTTTGAATTTAATGAAATCAGGATTCTGATCAATCATTATAATTATAAAAAAGAAAAGAACTCATAA
- a CDS encoding M12 family metallopeptidase, whose amino-acid sequence MNKKTNSLFYKQMLTGKTVFISFLIAATLASCSKNNEEITSEAQTNAFNAENVKKGQLNGQEITYERKNGMNFFQGDIVLTDKQLSEGNEVNKGGASYSRWPSGKIYYTIASNMGSINVNKINSAISEYNNKTNTQWIYRTNQSNYVEFIFGSSSGSDGWAHIGYQGGKQTVSLDQYISVGSVIHEMGHTVGLYHEHTRKDRDQYVKILWNNIQNGQSYNFNIYNSGTDIGPFNINSVMMYWPTSYSKNGLPTITRADNSNFTYNRTGFTTGDINTINAMYP is encoded by the coding sequence ATGAACAAAAAAACAAACAGCCTGTTTTACAAGCAGATGCTGACAGGAAAAACTGTCTTTATAAGTTTTCTTATTGCTGCAACTTTAGCATCCTGCAGTAAAAACAATGAAGAAATTACTTCTGAAGCTCAAACCAATGCATTCAACGCAGAGAATGTAAAAAAAGGACAATTGAACGGCCAGGAAATCACCTATGAAAGAAAAAACGGAATGAATTTTTTCCAGGGAGATATTGTTCTTACCGACAAACAATTATCAGAAGGTAACGAAGTTAATAAAGGCGGCGCCAGCTATTCAAGATGGCCAAGTGGTAAAATTTATTACACCATTGCCAGCAATATGGGTTCTATCAACGTCAATAAAATCAATTCTGCAATCAGCGAGTATAACAATAAAACCAATACTCAATGGATTTACCGCACGAATCAGTCTAACTATGTAGAATTTATTTTCGGAAGTTCATCAGGATCAGACGGCTGGGCTCACATCGGCTATCAGGGTGGAAAACAGACAGTTTCTTTAGATCAATATATCTCTGTAGGATCAGTAATTCATGAAATGGGGCATACAGTAGGACTTTACCATGAGCATACGCGTAAAGACAGAGATCAATATGTAAAAATCCTGTGGAACAATATTCAAAACGGACAATCTTATAATTTCAATATTTATAATTCCGGAACAGATATCGGTCCGTTTAATATTAATTCTGTGATGATGTATTGGCCGACCTCTTATTCTAAAAATGGTTTACCAACGATTACCAGAGCTGATAACAGCAATTTCACTTATAACAGAACCGGATTTACTACCGGAGATATCAATACCATCAATGCCATGTATCCTTAA
- a CDS encoding gamma carbonic anhydrase family protein: MALIKELLGKAPQIGENTFLAETATIIGDVTMGRDCSVWYNAVIRGDVHYIKMGDKVNVQDNAMLHCTYQKHPLNIGNNVSIGHNAIVHGCTIKDNVLIGMGAIVMDDCLVEENSIVGAGSVVTQGTHIKSGEVWGGVPAKKIKDINAQLLEGEVNRIADNYVKYSSWYKENVKDHQF, encoded by the coding sequence ATGGCACTTATAAAAGAACTTTTAGGAAAAGCACCACAGATTGGAGAGAACACTTTTTTAGCAGAAACTGCTACCATTATTGGTGATGTTACGATGGGAAGAGACTGCAGCGTTTGGTATAATGCTGTGATCAGAGGCGATGTTCACTATATAAAAATGGGTGATAAGGTAAATGTTCAGGATAACGCAATGCTTCATTGTACCTATCAGAAACATCCGCTGAATATCGGAAATAATGTTTCTATTGGACATAACGCAATCGTTCATGGGTGTACCATTAAAGATAATGTTCTGATCGGGATGGGTGCTATTGTAATGGATGACTGTTTGGTGGAAGAAAATTCTATTGTAGGAGCAGGTTCTGTAGTAACTCAGGGAACTCATATCAAATCAGGAGAAGTCTGGGGTGGAGTTCCTGCAAAAAAGATCAAAGATATTAATGCTCAGTTACTGGAAGGAGAAGTAAACAGAATTGCAGATAACTATGTAAAATACTCATCGTGGTATAAGGAGAATGTAAAAGATCATCAATTCTAG